The following is a genomic window from Lysinibacillus sp. JNUCC-52.
CGGTGGTCCACACTGTGGTTACTTCGCGGTGACTACAAAATTAATGCGTAAAGTTCCTGGCCGACTTGTTGGTGAAACGGTAGATGGTGAAGGTCGCCGTGGTTATGTGTTAACGTTACAAGCACGTGAACAACATATCCGTCGTGATAAAGCTACATCTAACATTTGTTCAAACCAAGCACTTTTAGCACTTGCAGCTTCTGTTGCAATGACAGCTTTAGGAAAGCAAGGCGTTCGAGAAATGGCTACGCAAAATATTGCGAAAACACGCTACGCAAAAAATGCCTTTGAAGCGGCAGGCTTTACCGTTGCTTTCCAAGGTGCGCACTTTAACGAAATTGTTGTGAAAACAAATAAATGCGTGAAAGAAATCAATAAAGGCTTAATTAAAAAAGGTATTATCGGCGGTTATCCTTTAGGTCAAACTTACGATTCACTTAAACAACATGTACTAATCGCTGTAACAGAATTACGCACGAAGGAAGAAATTGATGCACTTGTTGCAGAAATGGGGGCTCTCAATGCATAACGAAAATCAATCACTCATTTTTGAAATTACAAAAGAAGGTCGCGTAGGGTATAGCCTAGAAGCTTTAGATGTACCAGAAGTTGATCTTGCAGATTTACTTCCTGCAAACTTAATTCGTGAAGAAGCAGCTGAGTTACCAGAAGTTGCGGAACTTGATATTATGCGTCATTACACTGCGTTATCTCGTCGTAATCACGGTGTAGACTCTGGTTTCTATCCACTTGGTTCATGTACGATGAAATATAACCCAAAAATTAATGAGTCAGTTGCACGTTTTTCTGGTTTTGCTAATGTTCATCCATTACAAGATGAATCAACAGTACAAGGGGCAATGGAGCTTCTTTATGAACTTCAAACATCTTTAGTAGAAATTACAGGAATGGATGAAGTGACATTACAACCAGCTGCAGGTGCTCATGGCGAATGGACGGCATTAATGATGATTCGTGCTTTCCATGAAGCAAATGGAGAAGGACATCGTAATAAAGTTATCGTTCCTGATTCAGCTCATGGTACGAATCCTGCATCAGCAACAGTTGCAGGCTTTGAAACGATTACAGTAAAATCTGATGAAAATGGCTTAGTAGACATCGAAGATTTACGTAAAGTAGTAGGTTCAGATACAGCGGCATTAATGCTAACAAACCCAAATACGCTTGGTCTATTTGAAGAAAATATTATCGAAATGGCAGAGCTTATCCATGAAGTTGGCGGTAAAGTATACTATGACGGCGCTAACTTAAATGCGGTTATGAGTAAAGCACGTCCTGGCGATATGGGCTTTGACTGTGTACACTTAAACTTACACAAAACATTTACAGGTCCACACGGTGGTGGTGGACCAGGTTCAGGTCCAGTAGGTGTAAAAGCTGATTTGATTCCGTTCTTACCAA
Proteins encoded in this region:
- the gcvPB gene encoding aminomethyl-transferring glycine dehydrogenase subunit GcvPB produces the protein MHNENQSLIFEITKEGRVGYSLEALDVPEVDLADLLPANLIREEAAELPEVAELDIMRHYTALSRRNHGVDSGFYPLGSCTMKYNPKINESVARFSGFANVHPLQDESTVQGAMELLYELQTSLVEITGMDEVTLQPAAGAHGEWTALMMIRAFHEANGEGHRNKVIVPDSAHGTNPASATVAGFETITVKSDENGLVDIEDLRKVVGSDTAALMLTNPNTLGLFEENIIEMAELIHEVGGKVYYDGANLNAVMSKARPGDMGFDCVHLNLHKTFTGPHGGGGPGSGPVGVKADLIPFLPKPVLVRTEEGSYHFDYERPQSIGRVKPYYGNFGINVRAYTYIRTMGPDGLKAVTEYAVLNANYMMRRLEPFYDLPYNRHCKHEFVLSGRRQKKLGVRTLDIAKRLLDFGYHPPTTYFPLNVEEALMIEPTETESKETLDAFCDIMIQIAKEAEENPSIVQEAPHTTVVTRLDETRAARTPVLRYQKA